One genomic segment of Catalinimonas alkaloidigena includes these proteins:
- a CDS encoding mandelate racemase/muconate lactonizing enzyme family protein translates to MTKNFSRRSFMSKGAAGAVGLSLFANFANDLFAAVQKQSLYSAPSDLQITDVKCAYIRGGHSLFVKVYSNQDIVGHGEAVDATPGTYHLVKMMGERIKGNNPLNMHRIFEDVRRRGFFEGAQSGMYVATLTAIETALWDMAGKALNMPVYQLLGGKFRDNIRVYMDTALYQSSLPSPQDFADAATEAVNMGMTAVKFDLDQANDPNKYDKYNWTASPGELQRMYDQVAAAREAVGPNIDICCDMHGRYDLTTGMKVANMLEPLNLMWLEEPIPAENLEAYRLIAESTSTPICTGENLYLAHPFRRLLEIGGADIIMPDLQKAGGLGEAQRIANLANLYYVPFAPHMVASYLGAMASSHVCASVPNFMILEWQIYFHKNPMFKEIVDFEGEMVVDGHIPLSNKPGIGVEINEEGLRKYADENVPFFA, encoded by the coding sequence ATGACCAAAAATTTCTCAAGACGTTCATTTATGTCCAAAGGCGCTGCCGGAGCAGTAGGCCTCTCTCTTTTTGCAAATTTTGCCAATGATCTTTTTGCCGCCGTTCAAAAACAGTCTTTATATTCAGCACCATCCGATTTACAGATTACTGATGTCAAATGTGCATACATCCGTGGCGGGCATAGTCTGTTTGTCAAGGTGTACAGTAATCAGGATATTGTCGGGCACGGCGAGGCAGTAGATGCTACGCCCGGCACCTATCATCTGGTAAAAATGATGGGAGAGCGTATTAAAGGAAATAACCCTCTCAATATGCACCGTATTTTTGAGGATGTTCGCCGCAGAGGGTTTTTTGAAGGGGCTCAGTCCGGTATGTATGTCGCTACGCTTACTGCCATAGAGACTGCCCTTTGGGATATGGCAGGGAAAGCGCTAAATATGCCGGTATACCAACTTTTGGGTGGTAAATTCAGAGATAACATCAGGGTGTATATGGATACCGCACTTTATCAGAGTTCATTGCCCTCTCCTCAGGATTTTGCGGATGCAGCCACTGAAGCCGTGAACATGGGCATGACCGCTGTAAAATTTGACCTTGATCAAGCCAACGACCCTAATAAATATGACAAATATAACTGGACTGCCAGCCCCGGAGAGTTGCAAAGAATGTACGATCAGGTTGCCGCTGCCCGTGAAGCAGTTGGTCCTAACATAGATATCTGTTGCGATATGCACGGCAGGTATGATTTAACTACAGGAATGAAAGTCGCCAATATGCTGGAACCTCTTAACCTGATGTGGCTGGAAGAACCCATCCCTGCTGAAAATCTGGAAGCATACCGACTGATAGCGGAGTCAACTTCCACACCAATTTGTACCGGTGAGAACTTATACCTGGCCCATCCATTTCGCCGTCTGCTGGAGATTGGTGGAGCAGATATTATCATGCCTGATTTACAAAAAGCAGGAGGGTTGGGTGAGGCGCAAAGAATTGCCAACCTGGCAAATCTATATTATGTTCCTTTCGCCCCTCATATGGTCGCTTCTTATCTGGGGGCTATGGCTTCCAGCCATGTGTGTGCTTCGGTACCAAACTTTATGATACTGGAGTGGCAGATCTATTTTCATAAAAATCCTATGTTTAAAGAGATAGTAGACTTTGAGGGTGAGATGGTCGTGGATGGGCACATACCGCTTTCTAACAAACCGGGTATAGGCGTAGAAATCAATGAAGAAGGGCTAAGAAAGTATGCTGATGAGAATGTGCCATTCTTTGCTTAA
- a CDS encoding RraA family protein: MKRNYLIFFIFSGLLFFASPTVAQHVTLSKEEMMELTSDWEGERYPDGRPKVAQELLDRAKNISIEEAWGVLRNKGYNNQFDGGWEMLHQDQPFAGRALTAQYMPSRPDVAEDIEAQGEADGRIGGSNSWPIDELQMGDVYVADGFGKIVDGTLIGDNLGNSIYAKSGNGVVFDGSSRDLEGLSKIEGFNAYVRGWDPSFIKDMMLTGINTPIRIGRATVMPGDVVLAKREGVIFIPAHLAEEVITNAEFIALRDQFGHQMLREGTFTPGQIDSRWTDDIKEAFLGWLDDNPDMLPMSREELDEFLEGRVW, from the coding sequence ATGAAACGTAATTACCTGATTTTTTTCATCTTTTCCGGCTTACTTTTTTTTGCTTCACCTACTGTGGCGCAGCATGTAACCTTAAGTAAGGAGGAAATGATGGAGTTAACTTCTGACTGGGAAGGAGAGCGCTATCCAGACGGGCGACCAAAAGTAGCTCAGGAACTACTGGATAGAGCTAAAAATATTTCAATAGAAGAGGCCTGGGGAGTGCTGCGTAATAAAGGTTACAATAACCAGTTTGATGGCGGATGGGAAATGCTTCATCAAGACCAACCTTTTGCCGGACGTGCCCTTACAGCTCAATATATGCCCTCCCGCCCTGATGTAGCTGAAGATATTGAAGCGCAGGGTGAGGCAGACGGAAGAATTGGTGGATCAAACTCATGGCCTATTGATGAACTACAAATGGGTGATGTGTATGTGGCCGACGGCTTTGGGAAAATAGTTGATGGCACGCTCATTGGCGATAACCTGGGCAATTCCATCTATGCTAAATCCGGCAACGGCGTTGTCTTTGATGGTTCATCCAGAGATCTGGAAGGACTTTCTAAAATTGAAGGATTCAATGCGTATGTACGTGGCTGGGACCCCTCATTTATCAAAGATATGATGCTTACCGGTATTAATACCCCCATTCGTATAGGAAGAGCTACCGTCATGCCGGGCGATGTGGTTCTGGCCAAGCGAGAAGGCGTAATATTTATTCCTGCCCATCTGGCTGAAGAAGTGATCACCAATGCTGAATTTATTGCTTTGCGTGACCAGTTTGGTCATCAGATGTTGAGAGAAGGAACCTTTACTCCGGGTCAGATAGATTCACGTTGGACCGATGACATCAAAGAAGCTTTTTTGGGTTGGTTGGATGATAATCCGGATATGCTACCTATGTCTAGGGAAGAGCTCGATGAATTCTTAGAAGGAAGAGTCTGGTAA
- a CDS encoding SusD/RagB family nutrient-binding outer membrane lipoprotein: MNKLFIFRFLPLVLVLLLACDEGFDELNTNETEATSVDPAFQLNSAIINMSYPGSVLVYDMGIVQQIITPNSGVLTGANFNQDNRNSTENMWVNYYRNVIRSTRDIISRIEDVPERNNLLQMTRILQAHAFMLLTDTYGDIPYFEGGKAFTDQNFFPVYDPQQEVYADIISELSQATPALDASGTIENADVLYGGDIELWKKYGNSLLLRAGMRHSKIDPSTAQQVVQRAFQNGVITSNDENALIRHDANYVNGPGRTLNATEANNYYLAAPFVEYLQENDDPRLEAIAVRYVGAASGPEQVPAIASNDPDIQIGMPMGNNDETARQVAAELDLASFYEFSQADRNRVVQQTSPMFLVTAAQTQLLLAEAASRDWISGSAETFYNAGVRAHMQQMALYDEDSTIPEAEIDAYLAANPFDDANALEQINSQYWVASFLNGPEAFANFRRSGFPDLDPNPFPNQDISGDFIRRLTYPSSEIAVNSENVNAAISRMGADNLDTRVWWDAE, translated from the coding sequence ATGAATAAGTTATTTATATTTCGTTTTCTTCCATTGGTCCTTGTTTTGCTCTTAGCCTGTGATGAAGGTTTTGATGAACTGAATACCAATGAGACCGAGGCCACTTCGGTTGACCCTGCCTTTCAGCTTAATAGTGCGATTATCAACATGTCATATCCTGGTTCAGTGCTGGTATACGATATGGGAATTGTACAGCAGATCATCACTCCAAACTCTGGAGTATTGACAGGTGCAAATTTTAACCAGGATAACCGCAATTCAACGGAGAATATGTGGGTGAATTATTATCGTAATGTAATTCGGTCTACCCGCGATATCATCAGTCGTATTGAAGATGTTCCCGAAAGAAATAACCTGCTTCAGATGACGCGTATTCTCCAGGCGCATGCTTTTATGCTGCTGACCGATACCTATGGGGATATTCCATACTTTGAAGGAGGAAAAGCATTTACTGACCAAAACTTCTTTCCCGTCTATGATCCTCAGCAGGAGGTTTATGCGGATATTATCAGCGAACTCAGTCAGGCTACTCCTGCGCTTGATGCGTCCGGTACTATTGAGAATGCGGATGTATTGTATGGTGGTGACATAGAATTGTGGAAAAAATATGGTAATTCCTTGCTGCTCAGAGCCGGAATGCGTCACAGTAAAATTGATCCTTCTACCGCTCAGCAGGTTGTTCAACGGGCTTTTCAAAATGGTGTAATCACCTCTAATGATGAAAATGCGCTAATTCGGCATGACGCGAACTACGTAAACGGACCCGGTCGTACGCTAAACGCCACTGAAGCCAACAATTATTATCTCGCTGCTCCATTTGTTGAATACTTACAGGAAAATGATGACCCTAGGCTTGAAGCTATTGCAGTCAGGTATGTAGGTGCCGCTTCCGGCCCGGAGCAGGTTCCTGCTATTGCCTCTAATGACCCTGATATCCAGATTGGTATGCCGATGGGTAATAATGATGAAACTGCCAGGCAGGTAGCCGCAGAGCTGGATTTAGCCAGTTTTTATGAGTTCTCTCAGGCAGACCGTAACCGGGTGGTTCAGCAGACTTCACCCATGTTTTTGGTGACTGCCGCTCAGACGCAGCTACTGCTGGCTGAGGCTGCTTCCCGGGATTGGATATCAGGTTCTGCGGAAACGTTTTACAACGCAGGGGTTAGGGCTCATATGCAACAAATGGCGCTGTATGATGAAGATTCTACTATCCCTGAGGCTGAGATTGACGCATATCTAGCTGCTAATCCCTTTGATGATGCTAATGCGCTTGAGCAGATCAACTCCCAATACTGGGTAGCTTCTTTCCTGAATGGGCCTGAGGCATTTGCTAACTTCAGAAGAAGTGGCTTCCCTGACTTAGATCCCAATCCATTTCCTAATCAGGATATTTCGGGAGACTTTATTCGCAGGCTTACCTATCCATCTTCTGAGATTGCTGTGAATTCGGAAAATGTAAATGCTGCAATTTCTCGTATGGGAGCGGATAATCTTGACACCAGGGTCTGGTGGGATGCCGAATAG
- a CDS encoding mandelate racemase/muconate lactonizing enzyme family protein: MNAKKIHELLKMPAHKEVVKQEAAKKSSTNGRREFFQKAGLGGLALGGFMNKSIEETLEFSTQKVNKNSSPTDLKITDMRVVEIANAPMPCPVIRIDTNQGIYGLGEVRDHASPKYALFLKSRILGENPCNVDRIFKKIKQFGGHSRQAGGVCAVEMALWDLAGKAYNVPAYQMVGGKFRDKVRLYCDTAGSPDPITYAKRMKERVDQGYTFLKMDFGIQMLKDEKNTVINSNMYDIGQQWSREYGSYGSTAHPFTRIQITDEGLEKVAEYVKQVRDVVGYEIPLAADHFGHFDTNEAIRLGRVLEPYRLAYLEDLVPWQYTEKWKEITNNITTPTLTGEDIFLKEEFIKLIDARAIDMVHPDLASSGGILETKKIGDYAEENGIPMMMHFAGTPVSMMANVHCAAATQNFIALEHHSVDIDWWENLVTGIEKPIVQDGHIVVPEKPGLGVELNEDVVKEHMKKGTKYFAPTPEWDTVDSADRLWS; this comes from the coding sequence ATGAATGCTAAAAAGATACATGAATTATTAAAAATGCCTGCCCACAAAGAAGTAGTTAAGCAGGAGGCAGCAAAGAAGTCCTCCACCAATGGAAGACGGGAATTCTTCCAGAAAGCGGGGCTGGGCGGGCTGGCATTAGGCGGCTTTATGAACAAGTCAATTGAAGAAACTCTTGAGTTCTCTACCCAAAAAGTCAACAAAAACTCCAGCCCTACTGACCTGAAAATTACGGATATGCGCGTGGTGGAAATTGCCAACGCCCCCATGCCCTGTCCGGTGATCAGAATAGATACCAACCAGGGAATCTATGGCCTGGGCGAAGTTCGTGACCATGCCAGTCCGAAATACGCTCTTTTTCTGAAGAGCCGTATTTTAGGTGAGAACCCCTGTAATGTGGATCGTATCTTTAAGAAAATTAAGCAGTTTGGAGGACATTCCCGTCAGGCAGGAGGTGTATGTGCAGTGGAAATGGCGCTCTGGGACTTGGCAGGTAAAGCGTATAACGTCCCTGCCTATCAAATGGTGGGAGGTAAATTTCGTGACAAAGTTCGTTTATACTGCGATACCGCCGGATCTCCTGACCCTATCACCTACGCCAAGCGCATGAAAGAAAGAGTAGACCAGGGCTATACTTTCCTGAAAATGGATTTTGGTATCCAAATGTTGAAAGACGAAAAGAACACGGTCATCAACAGTAACATGTATGACATCGGGCAGCAGTGGAGTCGTGAATATGGCAGCTACGGAAGCACAGCCCACCCTTTTACCAGAATCCAGATTACTGATGAAGGCTTAGAGAAAGTTGCTGAGTATGTAAAGCAGGTGAGAGATGTGGTAGGCTATGAGATTCCACTGGCAGCCGACCATTTTGGCCATTTTGATACCAATGAAGCCATACGTTTGGGCAGAGTCCTTGAGCCGTATCGCCTGGCTTACCTGGAAGACCTGGTGCCCTGGCAGTATACTGAAAAGTGGAAGGAGATTACAAACAACATCACTACACCTACACTCACCGGTGAGGATATTTTTCTGAAAGAAGAGTTTATCAAACTCATTGATGCTCGTGCAATTGATATGGTCCATCCTGACCTCGCTTCTTCGGGTGGAATTCTGGAAACCAAAAAAATCGGTGATTATGCAGAGGAAAATGGTATTCCGATGATGATGCACTTTGCCGGTACGCCAGTATCCATGATGGCCAATGTACACTGCGCGGCTGCCACTCAGAACTTCATCGCACTGGAGCATCATTCAGTGGATATAGATTGGTGGGAAAACCTGGTCACCGGAATTGAGAAACCTATTGTACAAGATGGGCATATAGTAGTACCGGAGAAACCCGGCTTGGGGGTGGAACTCAATGAGGATGTAGTGAAAGAACATATGAAGAAAGGTACCAAATACTTTGCGCCGACTCCTGAGTGGGATACTGTGGACTCTGCTGATAGACTCTGGAGTTAA
- a CDS encoding mandelate racemase/muconate lactonizing enzyme family protein, which yields MKNQKEWIKRLQGTEQSAKAKKSGNGRRDFMQKAGLGGLAVGSAFLGKPIEETLEYTTQKVNKHSAPSDLQITDLRIAKYGNVPLVRIDTNQGIYGLGDVRDGADKRYALFLKSRILGDNPCNVERIFRKIKQFGWHGRQGGGVSGVEMALWDLAGKAYGVPVYQLFGGKYRDKVRIYVDTPTVSDPDQFAQRMKGRVDKGFTILKMDVGIGLIKDIPGTLINTAGWGEMRGWTDRDVTSYAQTKHPLTRVQITEKGIELLTEYIAKTREAIGYEVPLGIDHLGHMGVNSMIKLGKAFEPYTLSWLEDMVPWQNTEDWKTITEALDTPTMTGEDIYHKDYFKDLIVNKAVDIVHPDPGSAGGLLQTKLIGDMAEEYGIAMAVHHAASPVSFMGSVHAIAATYNFIALEHHSVDTEWWEDLVTGIEKPIVQNGYVNVPEKPGIGVELNEDVVKEHLAKGEEYFAPTEEWNEVRSWDRLWS from the coding sequence ATGAAAAATCAAAAAGAATGGATTAAAAGACTGCAAGGCACGGAGCAAAGTGCAAAAGCAAAAAAATCCGGCAACGGCAGGCGTGATTTTATGCAGAAAGCTGGCCTGGGAGGCCTGGCTGTTGGCTCTGCTTTTCTGGGCAAACCGATAGAAGAGACTTTGGAATACACTACGCAGAAAGTCAACAAACATTCTGCCCCATCAGATTTACAGATCACTGACCTGCGCATTGCCAAATATGGTAATGTGCCATTGGTCAGAATAGATACCAATCAGGGGATTTATGGTTTGGGAGATGTAAGAGACGGAGCAGATAAGCGCTATGCGCTTTTTCTCAAGAGCCGGATACTGGGAGATAACCCTTGTAATGTGGAACGTATCTTTCGCAAAATCAAGCAGTTTGGCTGGCACGGTCGCCAGGGTGGGGGAGTCTCCGGTGTAGAGATGGCGCTTTGGGACCTGGCCGGAAAGGCGTATGGAGTGCCGGTATATCAACTCTTTGGGGGCAAATACAGAGATAAAGTGCGCATCTATGTAGATACCCCTACGGTGAGTGATCCTGATCAGTTTGCCCAACGCATGAAGGGACGGGTAGACAAAGGCTTTACAATCCTCAAGATGGACGTAGGAATTGGCCTGATTAAAGATATACCCGGCACACTTATTAACACTGCAGGCTGGGGTGAGATGCGAGGTTGGACAGACCGCGATGTTACCAGTTATGCGCAGACCAAACACCCTCTGACCAGAGTACAAATCACAGAGAAAGGAATAGAGCTGCTTACCGAGTACATTGCCAAAACACGGGAGGCAATAGGTTATGAGGTTCCTCTGGGTATTGATCATCTTGGCCATATGGGTGTAAATAGCATGATCAAGTTGGGCAAAGCCTTTGAGCCTTATACACTTTCATGGCTGGAGGATATGGTGCCCTGGCAAAATACAGAGGATTGGAAGACCATCACGGAAGCTTTGGACACTCCTACGATGACGGGTGAGGATATTTATCATAAAGATTATTTCAAAGATCTGATCGTGAACAAAGCGGTGGATATTGTGCATCCCGACCCTGGCAGCGCCGGAGGTTTGTTGCAAACCAAGCTTATTGGTGATATGGCGGAGGAATATGGAATCGCAATGGCGGTGCATCATGCTGCTTCTCCAGTTTCCTTCATGGGTAGTGTGCATGCGATAGCTGCTACATACAATTTTATTGCCCTGGAGCATCACTCAGTAGATACTGAATGGTGGGAAGATCTGGTGACAGGCATTGAAAAGCCCATTGTTCAGAATGGTTATGTCAATGTACCTGAGAAGCCGGGCATAGGTGTAGAACTTAACGAAGATGTAGTAAAAGAACATCTTGCCAAAGGAGAGGAATACTTTGCGCCCACTGAAGAATGGAATGAAGTACGTTCCTGGGACCGACTCTGGAGTTAA
- a CDS encoding bile acid:sodium symporter family protein translates to MKQTKTIYQIMLGLAFACALAVVIMLLMGLESGIGLLLTAFFLFLAIAFRGFSFLRGFSFTVIIFASVTVAMFYPSYFQEVNGFDLKNLFTPLLQIIMFGMGTAMSIKDFAGVVKMPKGVLLGMFFQFTIMPFVGFGLANLLGVSPEIAAGIILIGASPSGLASNVMAYLAKANLALSVTLTAFATLLAPFVTPNMMAWLGGEFIQVDVLGMMWSMMKIVVIPVTAGLIFNYFFHGKFKWLDDAMPIISMFGIAYIITIITAAGRDELLNVGLVLIVAGFFHNISGYFLGYWGAKVTGMVERDCRTIALEVGMQNGGLASALANELGKVATVGLAPAIFGPVMNITGSSLATYWRGKPVDDEDDQLKKDEKDKTRLEHDKAAT, encoded by the coding sequence ATGAAACAGACTAAAACGATTTACCAAATAATGTTGGGCCTGGCGTTTGCCTGCGCATTAGCAGTAGTCATTATGTTATTGATGGGGCTGGAAAGTGGGATAGGTCTCTTACTGACAGCCTTTTTTCTTTTTCTTGCCATAGCATTTCGGGGATTTTCATTTTTGCGAGGCTTTTCTTTTACAGTAATTATTTTCGCCTCTGTCACCGTTGCCATGTTTTATCCTTCCTATTTTCAGGAAGTCAATGGTTTTGACCTGAAAAATCTGTTCACACCATTACTACAAATTATTATGTTTGGAATGGGTACTGCCATGAGCATCAAAGATTTTGCCGGGGTAGTTAAAATGCCCAAAGGTGTGCTCTTGGGTATGTTTTTCCAATTCACCATCATGCCTTTTGTAGGTTTCGGATTAGCGAATTTACTGGGGGTATCACCGGAAATTGCAGCGGGTATTATTCTCATAGGTGCTTCACCGAGTGGTTTGGCATCCAACGTAATGGCGTATTTGGCGAAGGCGAATCTGGCTTTATCAGTAACGCTTACTGCATTTGCGACATTACTAGCCCCGTTTGTTACCCCTAATATGATGGCCTGGTTGGGTGGAGAATTTATACAGGTAGATGTCTTGGGTATGATGTGGAGCATGATGAAAATCGTAGTCATTCCGGTGACTGCCGGTTTAATTTTCAACTACTTTTTCCACGGAAAATTTAAATGGCTGGATGATGCCATGCCAATCATTTCAATGTTTGGCATCGCGTATATTATCACTATCATTACCGCCGCCGGTCGTGACGAATTATTAAATGTAGGATTGGTTCTGATTGTCGCGGGATTTTTTCACAATATTTCAGGCTATTTTCTGGGCTATTGGGGAGCAAAGGTTACCGGTATGGTGGAAAGAGACTGCCGAACTATCGCTTTGGAAGTAGGCATGCAAAATGGAGGCCTGGCCTCTGCGCTGGCCAATGAGTTAGGCAAAGTAGCTACTGTAGGTCTGGCTCCAGCGATATTTGGACCTGTCATGAATATCACTGGCTCATCATTAGCGACTTACTGGAGAGGCAAACCAGTGGATGATGAGGATGATCAGCTGAAAAAAGACGAAAAAGATAAAACCAGGCTGGAACACGATAAAGCAGCTACCTGA
- a CDS encoding AGE family epimerase/isomerase translates to MKYFSLFISLAALFAACQPAAEEKSGAVDTTAMDFTDEVRYELVDNLLKVWYPGTIDTTMGGFLTNFTHDWQQMDRQEKMIVTQARHVWTLSKAAQRFPEDSMYSKAARHGYEFLRDKMWDQQNGGFYWLVDRSGQPIMDNVNNKLKRVYGNAFGIYALAAYYNLSEDEEVLEFAQQAFQWVDEHAHDPVGLGYYPTLTQEGEVIDSLMFQEEVFPSQTYFYKDQNTSIHVLEALTELYHVWPDDTLEARLKEMFHLVRDKMVSDKGYLRLFFYNDWTPVSYLDSAEAVREANYGVDHVSFGHDIETAYLLLEASEALEEYEYKQTLERAKLMVDHTLATGFDPENSGILERGYYLPGDEKLTIIDDRKNWWSQSEGLNSLYLFSTFYPQDSIYQQEFERLWDYTKNYIIDHEHGGWYTNGLDTHPSSKNDQKAQIWKGNYHNARSLFNLLRMSQNRNI, encoded by the coding sequence ATGAAGTATTTCAGCTTATTTATTTCGTTAGCCGCCCTCTTTGCGGCCTGTCAGCCTGCTGCTGAAGAGAAGTCCGGTGCCGTTGACACAACCGCTATGGATTTTACGGATGAAGTCCGTTATGAGTTAGTAGACAACCTCCTTAAAGTTTGGTACCCAGGAACGATTGACACTACCATGGGAGGTTTTCTGACCAACTTTACACATGATTGGCAACAAATGGATAGGCAGGAAAAAATGATCGTCACCCAGGCCCGCCATGTATGGACGCTCTCCAAAGCTGCCCAACGCTTTCCTGAGGATTCTATGTACAGCAAAGCTGCCCGTCACGGCTATGAGTTTCTGAGAGATAAAATGTGGGATCAGCAAAATGGAGGGTTTTACTGGCTGGTCGACCGTTCCGGTCAGCCCATTATGGATAATGTCAACAATAAGCTGAAAAGAGTTTATGGAAATGCTTTTGGTATCTATGCACTGGCTGCTTATTACAACTTGTCTGAAGATGAAGAAGTATTAGAATTCGCCCAGCAGGCTTTTCAATGGGTAGATGAGCATGCCCATGATCCTGTGGGCCTGGGTTATTACCCAACATTAACCCAAGAGGGCGAGGTGATTGACAGCCTCATGTTTCAAGAGGAGGTGTTTCCTTCTCAAACTTATTTTTACAAAGATCAGAATACCAGTATCCATGTGCTGGAGGCTTTGACAGAGCTGTATCATGTATGGCCGGATGATACCCTGGAAGCACGTCTCAAAGAAATGTTTCATCTGGTACGTGACAAAATGGTCTCTGATAAGGGATATTTACGTTTGTTCTTTTACAATGATTGGACACCCGTATCCTATCTGGACTCTGCCGAAGCAGTTCGTGAAGCTAATTATGGAGTAGACCACGTTTCTTTTGGCCATGACATAGAAACCGCCTATTTGCTCCTGGAAGCTTCTGAAGCTTTAGAAGAATATGAATACAAACAAACCTTAGAGAGAGCCAAGCTCATGGTGGATCATACATTAGCTACTGGCTTTGATCCTGAAAATAGCGGTATTTTGGAAAGAGGGTATTATCTACCCGGTGATGAAAAACTCACGATAATAGATGACAGGAAAAACTGGTGGTCACAATCAGAAGGACTCAATTCCCTTTATCTGTTTTCTACCTTTTACCCGCAGGATAGTATTTACCAACAGGAGTTTGAGCGCCTGTGGGATTATACTAAAAATTACATTATTGATCATGAACATGGCGGTTGGTATACCAACGGATTAGATACTCACCCTTCATCTAAAAATGACCAGAAAGCACAGATCTGGAAAGGAAACTACCATAATGCCCGCTCTCTTTTTAATTTACTAAGAATGTCACAAAACAGAAATATCTGA
- a CDS encoding RraA family protein: protein MRINNLKVSMLLICLIFIQYIAIAQTISRDQMLLYTPLWEGERFEDGRPKVSDEILERMKLVTHEEAWAVMKNEGFQHQYEEDWLSIHPEQVLVGRAYTALFMPGRPDVYQSTLDKGHEEGRIKGQNSWPVDELQAGDVYVADQFGAHKDGPTIGDNLANAIYANSGNGIVYNGAIRDIEGLKELPEFTSFVRSYHPSHHNPSHGQNTTLIGMNVPINLGSVMVVPGDVILGKEGGVSVIPAHLAEKVVKTSEIVRLRDMFGHQRLREKKYTAGQIDTRWSDEIEKDFSQWLEANVDELPVPPEQIQEILENRTW, encoded by the coding sequence ATGAGAATAAACAACCTTAAAGTGAGCATGCTGCTCATTTGCCTGATCTTTATCCAGTACATTGCGATAGCCCAGACGATTAGCAGAGATCAAATGTTGCTTTACACACCCCTCTGGGAAGGTGAGCGTTTTGAAGATGGCCGCCCTAAGGTTTCGGATGAAATTCTTGAACGGATGAAGTTAGTTACCCATGAGGAAGCCTGGGCAGTAATGAAAAATGAGGGTTTTCAGCATCAATATGAAGAAGACTGGCTTAGCATACACCCTGAGCAGGTGTTAGTAGGCAGAGCATATACTGCACTCTTTATGCCAGGCAGGCCTGATGTGTATCAATCTACCCTTGACAAAGGGCATGAAGAAGGACGCATCAAAGGGCAGAATTCATGGCCCGTTGATGAGCTTCAAGCCGGTGATGTATACGTAGCAGATCAGTTTGGAGCGCATAAAGATGGCCCTACCATAGGAGACAATCTGGCCAATGCTATCTATGCTAATTCCGGTAATGGAATCGTTTATAATGGAGCCATTCGGGACATAGAAGGCCTCAAAGAGTTACCCGAATTCACTTCTTTTGTCAGAAGTTATCACCCTTCCCATCATAACCCCTCTCATGGGCAAAACACAACACTGATTGGCATGAATGTACCTATCAATCTGGGTAGTGTGATGGTAGTCCCCGGAGATGTGATTTTAGGGAAAGAAGGTGGAGTAAGTGTGATTCCAGCCCATCTGGCTGAAAAAGTAGTGAAGACCTCTGAGATTGTCAGGTTAAGGGACATGTTCGGACATCAGCGCCTGAGAGAAAAAAAATATACTGCCGGTCAGATTGATACGCGATGGTCTGATGAGATTGAAAAGGATTTTTCACAATGGTTAGAAGCCAATGTTGACGAGCTGCCGGTCCCTCCTGAGCAAATTCAGGAAATACTTGAAAACCGGACCTGGTGA